GCGGGCCCGGCGATTGTGATTGTTTCGTTCGCGCTCGCGGTGATGATGAAGGTGAAGGGAGACGCGAAAGGGGACGGGCGGCAGGCTTGACAGGGGAGGTGCCGCGTGCTAACTTGAAGAATACGATGCGGGATTAACTCAATCGGTAGAGTGCAAGCTTCCCAAGCTTGAAGTTGCGGGTTCAAGTCCCGTATCCCGCTCCATAAGGAAAGCAGGCGAAACCGTGGCATTTTTCGGCGAGAGGAAAAAATCGGCAGGTGTGCCCGTGCCGGGTGCTTCCAGGCCGGCGGCGCCCAGCGCGCCTCCTCCCTCGCCGCGCACGGTGCTCGGACGCGGCGCGACGTTCGAGGGCGTCCTCAAGGGCGAAGGCGAGGTCGTGGTGGAAGGCTCGTTCCAGGGAGAGGTCAACCTGTCCGGCAACTTCGCCGTCGGCGTGGAAGGGCGCGTGGAGGCGAGCATTCAAGCCCGCGCCGTGACGGTCGAGGGAACCATCGTGGGTAACATGACGGTGTCGGAGCGGGTGGACATCCGCGCCACCGGCGTCATCGAAGGCGACATCACGACGCCCCGCGTCGCCGTGGCGGAAGGAGCGACCATCCGCGGCCGCATCAATATGTCTCCGTCGCTTGGCGCCGAAGCCCGACCGGGCGGCGCTGCCTCGCCGGGCATGGCCGTGCCCCCCGGCCGGGCCGCCGCGAGCCCGGGAGGAGCAGGCCTGCCTTCCACGAGCGGACGCGCCGTGGTCGAAGGCTAGGCGCGTCTTTTTTCCATTACATCCCTTCCCATGCGTTTCATGAACGTTCCGGCTGCTAATTATACGAAGCGGCGTCTCGCCGCGGGAGGGGTGCTTTTTTGCGCGTTCTGGGCAAGCGCCGCGCCATGCCTGGCAGTGGAAGCACCATCCGTCCGGGGCGGACGACACAAAAAGGGTGCGCCGGCCATACCCTTGGCCCTGGAGGAGCAGGCCGAGGCGGACGCGAAGTCGCGGCGGGCGGAGGCGTACGCGCGTTTCCTGCGCGGCAGCATCTATGAGCAGGAGGGACGGTATCCCCGGGCGCTCGAGGCCTACCGCGATGCCCTCGCGCTCGACCCGGAGTCTTCCCATCTGCACTTCAAACTCGGCGAGATGCTTTTCTACGCTGGGCAATTGAGTGAAGCCAGGGACCATGTGGAGGAGAGTCTCCGCCTCGGCGAAAGCTACGAGGCCCATCTTCTGATGGCGCGCCTTCACCACAGCACGGCCGGGCGGAAGGGGCGGCGGAGCACCGCGTTCTACGAGCTGGCCGCCGAGGAGTACCGACGCGCCATGGCGCTGGCCGCGGACTCCGACATGTCGGACAAGTCCGAAGCCGCCGCCATGGAGCTGGCCAAGCTTTACCTTGCGCTGGGCCGAACCGAGAAAGCCGAGGAGGTGCTCGAAGTGCTTCTGGCTCAAAAACCGGGTAACGCCCTTCCCCTCTTGCTGCTTGCGGAGATCCGCGAGTCGCAGGGGCTTTTTAATGAGGTGGAAGATCTCATTCAGCAGGCCTTGGAGGCCAATCCCGATTCCCTGCAGGCGATTCGCACAGCGGCCTCGTTCTATAGTGTGCGCGGCCGCTGCACCGAGGCCATTCCCCATCTCGAACGCCTCCTCGACGCCATACCGCCTGACTTCGTAACGCGGGAGCAGCTTGGACTTTGCTATATCGCCGAGAAGCGCTACGAGAACGCCATCTCCCTGCTCGAGCCGTTCGTAAGCCTCCAGAGCACCTACGACATCGTGCACCTTCTCGCGCTTGCCCTGCGGAAAACCGAGCAGCACGACAAGGCCGTCCGCTTGTGGCTGCGATTCTTGCAGGAACAGCCGGGGCACCTTAGGGCGCGCGCGGAACTCGCAGGGGTCTACGCGCTCCAGGAAGACTATGCGAGTGCCCTTGAGCAGTACCGGATTCTTGAAGACATGCTGCTTCGGACGCGGGAAACGGCCCGTGTTCCGCATGACGAGGTGGCGAAGGTTCTGCATCGGCAGGGACTGGTCCTTGTGGCCATGGGCCAATACGGCGAAGCCGCGACGGCTTTTGAGCGCGCCATGCGGCTCGCTTCGGCGCCTTCGGAGGATTTTTATTTGGCCGCACTCGAGGCATGGCTCAACGCGGACGAGGTCACCCGCGCGCTCACGGTCACCATTGAGGCCCTGAGCCATTTCCCGAAAAGCACGCTGCTGCGCTTCGCCATGGCCGAAATTTTCTTGCGGGACGGCAAGGAAAGCGAGGCCGTCAAGAGCGTTGAGGACATTCTCGAAGAAGACAACCTCACCGAGGGGGATTACCGGCAGGCCGCGGCGTTTTATCGAGCGCTCGAGTACCCCGAGGAAGCCATGGGGGTGCTCAAGAGGGGGGAAAAAGTTTTTCCGAAAAGCGACAGCATTCAGTTTCAACTGGGCGCCCTCTACGAGCGGCAGAGCTTTTTTGATGAAGCGGAGCGCCATCTGCGCCACGCCATTGAGCTGAATCCACGGAACGCGGCGGCCCTCAATTACCTGGGCTACATCCTCGCGGACCGGGGCGGGCCGCTCGACGAGGCGCTCGCACTGACGAAGCAGGCGGTCGCCATCGATTCGGGAAACGGCGCCTACCTCGACAGCCTGGGCTGGGCGCACTTTCGGCGCGGTGAATACGAGGAATCGGAAAAATACCTGGAGCAGGCCATCGAGCGCCTCGAGGACCCGATTGTTCGCGACCACCTGGGCGACGTGCGCTTCGCCCTCGGCCGCATCGAGGACGCCATCACGGAATGGCGCAAGGCCCTCGAAGGGGGAATCGAGAACGCCGAGGAGGTACGTCAAAAAATTGAGCGTGCGGAGGCGCAGCTTGGCGCGGCGCAATAGGGGCCGCGCCCCGACCTTGAAGATTCCATCGTTCGCCAAGCTGAACCTTGGCCTCGAAGCGGGGCCGCGCCGCCCCGACGGCTATCACGCCCTCGCAACGCTCTACCAGACCATCAGCCTTCACGATACGCTCTCGTTTTCGTTCGAGGGGCGGGAATGGCAGATCGAAACCCGATGCGGGCGCCGGGACAAGTACGACGACGCGGACCTTCCCGCGGGGACGGACAACCTCGTATGGCAGGCGCTCGAACGCCTCCGTCCGCACATGGGCAGGCAGGGCGTTCGCGTCCGCATTCAAAAGCGCATTCCAGTGGGAGCCGGCTTGGGCGGCGGAAGCAGCAACGCCGCCGCCGTGCTCCTTGCCGTAAACCGCGCGCTTCGCCTGGGGCTTTCGTGGCAGGCGCTCTACGCCGCCGCCGCTTCCCTGGGCTCGGACGTTCCGTTCTTTCTCCACGGCGGGACGGCGCTGGGCGTGGGGCGCGGCGAGGTGGTCTGCCCGCTTCCCGACGTGTGGAAAAGGGCCGTGTTCTACGTGCTTGCGGTTCCGCCGGAGCGCCTTTCGACGGAGGCCGTATACGAAGCGCTGGATCGGACTTGCAGGGGCTTGACTCCAAAAAAGTTGTCTGGTATTATTTTAAAGGATACGTTCCTGGTGCTTGACAGGGGTGTGCCGATGCAGTTGCAACTAAAGAACGACCTCGAAAGCGCGGCTTGTCGGATGGAGACGGTGGTCCGGCGGGTTCGGCGCGCCTTCGCTGAGGCGGGCGCCGTCCGTCCTGCGCTTACGGGGAGCGGGACAGGGTGGTATGCTCTTGTGCCCGGCCGTGCGGCGGCGCGGCGGATGGAGCGTCGTCTCGCTGGGTATGACTGGTTCGTCCGGACGGGTTGTTTCGTGACGAGGCGCCGCTTCGCCCGGGCGTTCCGCCCGCCCCGGCCATGCTGAACTCGGCCGCACTGCTTCCAGGAGACAGGCAAAGACAAGGTACAAAGAAAGAGAGAGAGAGAAGCCAATGAAAACCACTTTCCCCGACATGTAGGGGCAATTCCCGACACCTCGGGATAAGCCCCCGCAAAAGCGGGATAAGCTACGAGAGAACCCACGGGCTTGTCCTTCGGGTGTTCCGGTACACCGTATCGGGATTCCCTGGGGACGCGGTTTTTAGTTTTTTGGGGAGATCTCGAAAGGAATCCAAAACCATGAACATCACCGAAGTGCGCGTTTTTCCGATTCATGACAAGGACAAACTGAGAGCCTTCGTCTCGATTGTCATCGATGGTTGTTTCATCGTGACCGACATCAAGATCATCCAGGGCAGAAACGGCGCGTTTCTTTCGATGCCGGGCAAGCTCGGCAAAGACGGAAAGTTCCGTGACATCGTCCACCCTCTTGACTCGGAAACACGCAAGTTCATCGAGGACATGGTGTTCTCGAAGTATCACGAGGTCACCAAGGTCGAAGCGTCGCCCGGCGGCGAGGCGCTCCCTGCTCCTTCGGAGTAATCCCGGGCCTCTTCAAGGCGAGGGAGAGGGCTACGCCCGGCCGTGCGTGTCGAGGATGTCGCGCGCGAGGCGCTCGGCCGCCTCGTCGTTTCCGAGGCGGTAGATTTCCAAAATATCGCTCTCGATGAGGGCGTCGTAGAAGGCCACTCGGCGCTCGGCCGGAATCTTCTCCTGAATGTCGGTGCGCATTTTCTTCAAAAGCGCCGTGAACTTCGCGTACTCTTCGCCGAAGACTTTTTCCAGCATGAGGCGGACGCGGCGCGAGAGGCGCGGGGCCGAGCCGCCCGTGGCGACGGCGATCTGGAGTTCCCCCCGCCGCAGCACCGAGGGAACCACGAAGTGGCAGTGCTCGGGGTCGTCCGCGGCGTTGAGGAGAATTTTCTTTTCCTCGCAGAGGCGGTAGAGCTCGGGGTTGAGCGCGCGGTCGTCGGTCGCTCCCGCCACGAGAAAGACTCCTTCCAAATCGGAAGGAGCGAACGCCCGCGCGTGCCACACGATGCGGCCTTCCCCGGCGAGGCGGCGGATGTCGTCGTGCGCCTCGGGACTCACGACCGTGACGTGCGCGCCGGCTTCGAGAAGGGACAAAATTTTACGCGCGGCCACCTCGCCCCCGCCCACGACGAGCGCGCGCCGACCCTCGAGGTTGAGAAAAGCAGGGTAATAAGGCATTGCCAGCGGTTAGCCGTTAGCTATTAGCAGTTAGCAAGAGCTCCTTCTTCTAACGGCCGACGGCCAACTGCTAACGGCTTGCTTAAAGGAGCGCCTTGATTTCTTTCTCGAAGTCTTCCTTTCGGTGGGAGCCGACGAACCTGACGCGCAGCTTGCCCTCGCGGTCAATCAGGAAGGAGGTGGGAATGTTGCGGGCGCCGCCGTAATCCCGCGCAATCTTGTAGGTGGGATCCATGGCGACGCGATAGTTGATGTTGTTCTTCTTGGCGAACTCGGCAAGTTTCTCCGGAGGCATTCGCCTGGGATTGTCCACCGAAAGGGAGATCACGGCAAGGTGTTTCTTGCCGTATTCCTCATGCAAGGAATTAAGATGGGGGATCTCTATGCGGCAGGGGCGGCACCACGTCGCCCAAAAGGTGAGGAGCACCACCTTGCCCCTGTATTGCTTAAGGCTGAGTGGCTTGCCTTCCACGTCTTTGATTTCAAACTCCGGCGCCGGCAGCGGCTCCTTCAGGTACCCGATGACCGCCCACTGTTGGGACGCCGCAAGTACGGCGACCGCGAAGGCGAAAGCCGCCCATAGCTTCGACCGACTCATTCCTCTCGTTATGCGCTTCTGCAGCATTCCCTTATCCTTAAACGCCTCCCGCACCGTTTTATTTCCCGACCTTGCAGACTAATCCATCTGCAGCGAAAAGTCAATGCCGACGGAGGGCAGGGGCCGGTTATCAGGGGTCAGTCGTCAGAAAAAGGAAGATTCGTTTAACTGGCCCCTGACGGCTGGTCCCTGATTACTGGTTTAGAGGAGCGTCTTGATCACTTCCTCGAACACTTCCTTGCGGCGGGAGCCGACGAACTTGGCCCGCAGCCGGCCCTGGCGGTCGATGATGAACGAGGTGGGAATGTTGCGGGCGCCCCCGTAATCCTGCACAACCTTGGCGGTCGCCATGGCGACGCGGTAGTCGATGTTTTTCTTCCTTACGAACTCGGTGAGCTTCGCCGGAGTCACCCTCATTGGGTTGTCCACCGAGAGGGAGATGACGGCGAAGCCCTTATCGCCGTACTCCTTTTGCAAGGCATTAAGATGTGGAATCTCCATGATGCAGGGGCCGCACCACGTCGCCCAAAACATGAGAAGCACCACCTTGCCCCCGTATTGCGCGAGGCTGAGGGGCTTGCCTTCCAGGTCTTCGATTTCAAACGGCGGCGCAATCGGAGTCTCCGAAGTAAAGGGCTCCGGCGGAAGCTTTGTATCGGAGAGCTTCGGTGCGGGGCGCTGTCTCAGGGCGGCCAGCCTTTGCCGCTCCTTTTCCTCGTTTTCGAGCGCCGTCAATCTGAAAGCGCCGGGGTGAAGGCTGGGATCGAGAGACATCGCTTCGTCGCGCTCGCGGCGCGCCGTGTCCCAATCTCCGGCCTCGGCGCGGCGGTCACTCAGAACACGGTGCACCCTGGCCGTCCAGGGCCGCAATTCCTGCGATTCCGGGTTGAGGCGCGCGGCCTCTTCAAAAAAAGCAAGGGCCATCTCGGGATCGTCCTGGAGGAACGCGAGCGTTCCCCTGGCGAAGGACAGGCCGAAGCGCGCCTTCTCGTCATCCGGGCGCAGTGCAAGCGCGCGGGTGAAGGCGTCGAGCGCCTTCGGCTGGTTTTCGGGCACGCGACTGAGAAGCAGCGCCTCGCCCTCGGCGACGAGGCGGCCGGCGACGCGCCCTTCCATCTCGGCCAGGAAAGAAGCGTCGCCTCCCTCGGCTCCGGCCGCGCGCCTGGCCCAAAAAAGGGCGCTCGCCTCCGTTGGCTCGATGAAATTTCCCGCCGCGAACGCCTCCTCGGCCAGGCGCCGAAAGTCGCGCACCGCGACCTCCGATTCCTTTTCCTTCGGGTATAGCCATTCTAGAAAGCCTTGCTCGTGGAGGTAGAAAGCCGTACCGGCGAGAAGCGCGAGCGCCGCCGCGAGTCCTGCGGCAGCCACGACCATCGGTCGTTTCCACGGGTTCGTTTTTCCCATCGGGCTTTCCTTAAAACGCCTAGGGCCCCCTTTTCTTTCCTTCCCGCCCCCGCAGGCTAAACAAGCCGCGGCAGAAAGTCAATCCCATTGGAAGCCTCAGAAACTCGCTTGCCCGTTCAGGCCTTGGGGCAAGAGTCCCGACCCCCGCAGGTGTGTTATACTCTTTTCCATGCTTGCCGCTACGGTCCCTATGAGGCAGCCCTCGCGGCCGACGCGACGGTCCCTCAGCCAGGTACACCTCGTTCGCGAGGATACGAGCCGCGAGCTCGCCGAGCGCTTTGCCCCCCGGGACGACCAATGCGTCCTCGAGGTGGGTCCCGGCACGGGCAACGTGACCGACCACTTGGTGCGGCGCGTCAGGCGCCTCGTGGCCGTCGAGATTGATCCCGGGCTGGCCGGGGCGCTGGCAGCACGCTATCGCGGTCTCGAGCACGTCCGGGTTATTCAGGGCGACATCCTCGCGCTGGACGCGGCCGAGGTGCTGGCCCGCGACATGCCGGAGCAGGCGGATGAAGAGGCCGGCGCGGCGCGGGTTTTCTCGGCCCTTCCGTACCACATCACGAGCGCGTTCCTCGAATGGCTGCTCGACCACCGCGCCTGCTTCCGCGACGCCGTGCTCATCCTGCAGCGCGAGGTGGCCCGAAAGCTCCTGCGCGATACGCCGAAGACGCGCGGCTACCTTTCACACCGCGTCCGCTTCTGCGCGGACGTGAGCTCTATCATGCGCGTTCCGCCCTCGGCCTTCTCGCCGCGCCCGAGCGTCTCCTCCGAGGCGCTACGGCTGAGCTTTCGGAAAAAACCGCCTTTTTCCGAGGAGGACGAGGCGCCCCTTTTCGCCCTCGTGGGCGCGTCGTTCCGCGAGCGGCGCAAGACGCTCTGGAACAACCTGCGGCGCACGGCGCGCTATTCCCCCGAGGCGCTGGAGCGCGCGAGGGAAACGCTCGGATGGGAGAGGAACGTTCGCGCCGAGACGCTCTCCCTCGAGGATTTTTCGAAACTCCTCGCGGCGCTCACCCGGAGCCAGGGTCCATGATTATTCTATTGCAGGTAATTTTTCTCGCCGTTCTTCAGGGGATCACGGAGTTCTTGCCCGTCAGCAGCTCCGGCCACCTCGCCATCGCGGAGTACTTCATGGGCTTCCAGTCGCCGGGACTCACGTTCGAGGTCCTCGTCCACGCGGGAACCCTGGTATCCGTGATCGCCTACTTTCGCAAGGACATCGGCGCCCTCCTGGGGTTCGGAACGGATTCCAGGTTTGTGAAGCACGAGCATATGCTCCTTGTGTGGATCCTTGTGGGCTCGGTGCCCACGGGGATTCTCGGCTTTGTGCTCCAAGACGCGGCGGTGAAGGCGTTCCGCAACCTGGCGGCCGTAGGAGTGGGCTTTTTGGCGACGGCCGTGGTCCTCTACTTCGCTTCCCGCATCCATCCGGAAAAAATCGGCATCGAAACCATGGACTGGTACCACGCGGTTACGATAGGCGCGATGCAGGGGATCGCGGTGATGCCGGGCGTTTCGCGCGCCGGCGTGACCATCTCTACGGCACTGTTCGGAGGCCTTGATCGACGCACGGCCTTCTCGTTCTCGTTTCTTCTTTCCATCCCCGCCGTGCTGGGGGCCACGATCGGGGAGGCGAGCCACCTCACGGAGGGTGCCGTCAGCACGCAGGAACTGGGGCTCTACGCGATGGCCTTCGCCGTCTCCGCCGTCGTGGGATATGGCGCGCTCCACGCGCTGCGCCGCATCGTGGAATCGGCGCGCTTCTCGTTCTTCGCCTACTACTGTGCCCTTCTGGGTGTGGTGACCATTACGGTGAAGGCCCTATCGACGCAACCGGCGTAAAGCCCACGCGCCCCATCCCCAATGATTGCTTTCCGCGCCACTGCGAGCCATGCCCCATCGCCGGCACAAGGGCGGCTTCGAGGCATCCTGGGTGTTCCGCGGGGAGGCAGGGGCGCGTTTTTCCCGCCCGCTGCACCAAGCGCGCGGCGCGGCGAGTAGGAAAAACCCGATGCTCTTCTGGCAGGTGATCTTGCTCGCCGTTCTTCAAGGGCTTACGGAGTTTTTGCCCATCAGCAGCTCCGGCCACCTCGCCATCGCGGAGTACTTCATGAACTTTCGCTCGCCGGGGCTCGCGTTTGAGGTCATCGTCCACGCGGGGACCTTGATAGCGGTTTTCAGCTATTTCCGCAAGGACATCGCCTGCCTGCTCGGGCTCGGCTCCGATTCGGCGTTCGCGGGGCAGGAGAGAAAAACGTTGCTCCTGATCCTGCTGGGCTCCGTGCCCACGGGCGCCATTGGCCTCGCCCTTCAGGACGTCGCAACGTGGGCGTTCGACAGCATGGCGGCCGTAGGAGGGGGGCTCCTCGCCACGGCGGCGTTCCTTTATCCCGCTTCGAGGATCCGGAGCCCCGGTCCCGCGAAGGGCGGGGTCGGGGCCATGCGCTGGCGCCACGCCGTGCTCGTGGGCGCGGCGCAGGGACTTGCGGTGATGCCCGGCGTCTCGCGCACCGGCGTGACCATCTCGGCGGGACTCTTCGCCGGCCTTCATCGGCAGTTTGCCTTTTCGTTTTCGTTTCTTCTCTCCATTCCCGCCGTCCTCGGGGCCACGTTCCTCGAGGCGCGCCACCTCATTGAGGCGCCTCCTCAGGTGCTGGATATCGCCCTTTACGTCGCCGCGTTCCTCGTCTCGGCCGCAGTGGGCTACGGTGCGCTCCACGCGCTACGCCGCATCCTTGAGACCGCCCGCTTCTCGTTCTTCGCCTATTACTGCGTCCTAGTCGGGGCGGCCGCGGCCGTGGCGTCCCTCGTGTAACGCTCTCCCCCATGCCCTGGCTTGCCCTCTCCGGGCTCGTGGCTCTTTTCTATGGACTCCACGGCGCCTGGAGCCGCCATCTTCTGCGCCGCGGCGAGCCGCCGGCTATCGTGGTCTGGGCGACGTTCGTCTTCGGCGCTCCCGCGGCGGCGCTTTCCCTCCTTTGGGAGGGCGCGCCCGCCGAAATTCAGCCGGCGTTTCTCGGCGCCCTGGCCGTGAGCCTTGTGATCAATCTCGTCGCCATGACGCTTCTCATGCGGGCGCTCGCCGAGGGGAAGCTTTCGATCGTCTATCCGCTCCTTTCCCTCACGCCGCTCGCGATTGTCGCGACGGAGTGGTCCTACTACCGCATGCTGCCCTCGCGGCTCGGCGCGCTGGGCGTCGCGCTCATGGCGGGCGGCGTCTACGCGCTCCACCTCGAGTCCCGAACGCACCACTGGTTCGGGCCGCTTCGCTCGCTCGCGCAGAAGCCGAGCCGCTACGCGCTCGCCGTGGCCCTGCTCTGGAGCGTCTCCTCCGTGGCGGACAAAGTGGCCACCCAGGCGTCGAGCCCGGCCATGTACATCACGCTTTTTAACGTTCTTTTCGCTCTGCTTTACCTCCCCGCGGCCCTGCGGGCACGTCGGCGTTCCGCGCCGCGGGGGAACGAAGCACCCGGCGCCTCGCGGACGCAACGCCTCGGCATGCTTTTGCTGCTCGGGGCGCTGTGGGGCGTCATGGCGCTGCTGCAGATGCATGCGATCACCCTGACGAACGTCTCCTACGTCATCGCCACAAAGCGAAGCGGCGCGCTAGTCGCCGTTTTGTTCGGAAGCTTGGCGTTCCGCGAAGGCGCGCTCGCCTCCCGCTTGGCCGGGGCGCTCCTCATGACCGCGGGCGTCTGGTGCCTCGCGTGGGCGTAGCACAACGCAAACGCTTTTCCTGACTGGCCCCTAACGGCTGGCCTCTGACCCCTAACTTCGTGGCGGAGGGAGAGGGATTCGAACCCCCGGTCCCTTGCGGGACTCCGGTTTTCAAGACCGGTGCCTTCAACCGCTCGGCCATCCCTCCGGCCAATTTCCATTATACCCCGAAACGAGTTGGTGCGGGAAAAAGAATCTCTTCCAGAAACAGGCGGGACTCCGGGTTTTCCGCCGGAGGCGGATATGTCTCCGCCGAAGGACGGACTCGTCCTCTGGCGAGTTTTGGCGGACAAGACCGGTGACCTCAACCGCTCGGCCATCCCTCCGTCCAATTTCCATTATAAGTCCGGAAGGATGTGCAGGAGGACCATTCCCTGCGCTTTTCTCACCGTTTTGTTCATGATAAAATCGCTCCAAATACAGTGCTCAGTGTGAACCATGAAAAGAATTATCATCGCGGCGTGCCTGATTTTGGCCGCCCTCCTGTTTGTTCTGTTCTTGCGCATTAAGGCAGGTCGCTGGCACGAAAGCGACGGCTTTCGATGGGCCAAGCTTCCGTCCCCCGGCGACGCAGGCCCCGGATTCACAAGGCTGCCGTCCGCGCAAACGGGAATCACCTTCGTCAATCGCGTCACGGACGAACAAGCCGCCAGTAACGAGCTCCTTATAAATGGCTCGGGCGTGGCGGCTGGCGACATCGACGGCGACGGCCGTTGCGACCTCTACTTCTGCCGCACAGACGGCGATAACGCCCTCTACCGCAACCTCGGCGGCTGGCGGTTCGAGGACATCACCGCCTCCGCCGGCGTCACCTGCCCCGAGCGGTTCTCCACGGGAGCCGTGTTCGCGGACGTGGACGGCGACGGCGACATGGATCTGCTGACCACGGCGCTGGGGGGCCCGAACGCGTGCTTTCGGAACGACGGCAAGGGAAAGTTCCGGGAGGTGACGGAGGAGGCGGGGCTCCAGTCGAACCTGGGGAGCACGACGATGGCGCTTGCCGACGTGGACGGAGACGGCGACCTCGACCTCTACGTCGCGCGCTACTCCCGGCAGCGCGCCCAGACGCTGGTCACGCTTCTCTCCATAAAGGCCGGCCAGTGGGTGATGCCGGACGAGTTTCGGAAACGGTTCACGAACGTGGCGGGCAGGATTGTGGAATACGGAGAACCCGACGCTCTGTACCTCAATCGCGGCAACGGACAGTTTTATAATCCCGACGTCGTCGAGGTCAAAACTTTCCTCGACGAAGACGGGCGCCCCCTTTCCTCGCTGCCCCTCGATTGGGGACTCGCGGCCCAGTTCCGCGACATCGACGACGACGGCGATCCCGACCTTTACGTCTGCGGCGACTTCTGGACGCCCGACCGCATCTGGATGAACGACGGCGCGGGGCGCTTCCGGCCCATCGGGAAGCTGGCGCTGCGCAAGACGACCTTTTTTACGATGGTCGTGGATTTCGCCGACGTGGACCGCGACGGGGACCTGGACTTCTTTTTGACCGACATGCTCAGCCGCGAGCACCAGCTCCGCAAGATGCAAATGGGGTCGATGAGTGCAGCGCCACCAATCCCCCTTGTGATCGGCGCAATCGACGACCGCCCCCAGGTGATGCAGAACGCGATGTTCGTGAACCGGGGGGACGGCACGTACGCGGAAGTAGGTCAACTGAGCGACGTCCACTCCTCGGAATGGAGCTGGTCGATCGCGTTCCTTGATGTGGATCTCGACGGGTGGGAAGACATTCTTGTGGGAAACGGGCACCTTCACGACGTTCAAGACTCAGATACCCACGAGTACATGAGGACTCTTCAGAATTTCCCGTACGAGGAGGTCCGCCGCACGTACCTGCTGATGTTTCCTCGTTTGGAAACGCCCAACATCGCCTTCCGCAACCGCGGGGACTTGACGTTCGAGGAGGTGGGACGGCAGTGGGGGTTCGACTCGCACGACATCTCGCACGGGATGGCGCTGGCCGACCTGGACGGCGACGGCGACCTGGACGTGGTCGTCAACCACCTGCGCGCCGAGGCGGGCATCTACCGGAACAACGCCCCGGCGCCGCGCGTGGCCGTCCGCCTCAAGGGAGATTCTCCTAACACGCTGGGGATCGGGGCGAAGATCCGGCTCCTGGGGGGCGCGGTGGCGGAGCAGAGCCATGAGGTGATCTGCGGGGGGATGTACCTGTCGGGGTCGGAGCCGCTGCGGGTGTTCGCGGCGGGAGATGCTCAAGAGATGACGCTGGAAGTGTGGTGGCGGAGCGGGAAGCGGAGCGTGGTGGAGGGGGTCAGGGCGAACCGCCTGTACGAGATCGAGGAGTCGGGGGCGGAGGAATGGCAGCGGCCGCAGCCCGAGGAGATAGAGCCATGGTTCGAGGACGCGAGCGGGCGGCTGGGACACGTGCACGCGGAGGAGGAGTTTGACGATTTCACGCGGCAATCGCTGCTGCCGAACCGGATGAGCCAGCTGGGGCCGGGGGTGGGGTGGACGGACGTGGACGGAGACGGAAACGAGGACCTTCTTATTGCAAGCGGCCGGGGGGGAAAGTTAGCGATATATCGAAACGACGGGCGAGGAGGGTTTGAGATATTGGCGTG
The DNA window shown above is from Acidobacteriota bacterium and carries:
- a CDS encoding polymer-forming cytoskeletal protein, which encodes MAFFGERKKSAGVPVPGASRPAAPSAPPPSPRTVLGRGATFEGVLKGEGEVVVEGSFQGEVNLSGNFAVGVEGRVEASIQARAVTVEGTIVGNMTVSERVDIRATGVIEGDITTPRVAVAEGATIRGRINMSPSLGAEARPGGAASPGMAVPPGRAAASPGGAGLPSTSGRAVVEG
- a CDS encoding tetratricopeptide repeat protein, with protein sequence MRFMNVPAANYTKRRLAAGGVLFCAFWASAAPCLAVEAPSVRGGRHKKGAPAIPLALEEQAEADAKSRRAEAYARFLRGSIYEQEGRYPRALEAYRDALALDPESSHLHFKLGEMLFYAGQLSEARDHVEESLRLGESYEAHLLMARLHHSTAGRKGRRSTAFYELAAEEYRRAMALAADSDMSDKSEAAAMELAKLYLALGRTEKAEEVLEVLLAQKPGNALPLLLLAEIRESQGLFNEVEDLIQQALEANPDSLQAIRTAASFYSVRGRCTEAIPHLERLLDAIPPDFVTREQLGLCYIAEKRYENAISLLEPFVSLQSTYDIVHLLALALRKTEQHDKAVRLWLRFLQEQPGHLRARAELAGVYALQEDYASALEQYRILEDMLLRTRETARVPHDEVAKVLHRQGLVLVAMGQYGEAATAFERAMRLASAPSEDFYLAALEAWLNADEVTRALTVTIEALSHFPKSTLLRFAMAEIFLRDGKESEAVKSVEDILEEDNLTEGDYRQAAAFYRALEYPEEAMGVLKRGEKVFPKSDSIQFQLGALYERQSFFDEAERHLRHAIELNPRNAAALNYLGYILADRGGPLDEALALTKQAVAIDSGNGAYLDSLGWAHFRRGEYEESEKYLEQAIERLEDPIVRDHLGDVRFALGRIEDAITEWRKALEGGIENAEEVRQKIERAEAQLGAAQ
- the spoVG gene encoding septation regulator SpoVG gives rise to the protein MNITEVRVFPIHDKDKLRAFVSIVIDGCFIVTDIKIIQGRNGAFLSMPGKLGKDGKFRDIVHPLDSETRKFIEDMVFSKYHEVTKVEASPGGEALPAPSE
- a CDS encoding redoxin domain-containing protein, with protein sequence MGKTNPWKRPMVVAAAGLAAALALLAGTAFYLHEQGFLEWLYPKEKESEVAVRDFRRLAEEAFAAGNFIEPTEASALFWARRAAGAEGGDASFLAEMEGRVAGRLVAEGEALLLSRVPENQPKALDAFTRALALRPDDEKARFGLSFARGTLAFLQDDPEMALAFFEEAARLNPESQELRPWTARVHRVLSDRRAEAGDWDTARRERDEAMSLDPSLHPGAFRLTALENEEKERQRLAALRQRPAPKLSDTKLPPEPFTSETPIAPPFEIEDLEGKPLSLAQYGGKVVLLMFWATWCGPCIMEIPHLNALQKEYGDKGFAVISLSVDNPMRVTPAKLTEFVRKKNIDYRVAMATAKVVQDYGGARNIPTSFIIDRQGRLRAKFVGSRRKEVFEEVIKTLL
- a CDS encoding TlpA family protein disulfide reductase — encoded protein: MSRSKLWAAFAFAVAVLAASQQWAVIGYLKEPLPAPEFEIKDVEGKPLSLKQYRGKVVLLTFWATWCRPCRIEIPHLNSLHEEYGKKHLAVISLSVDNPRRMPPEKLAEFAKKNNINYRVAMDPTYKIARDYGGARNIPTSFLIDREGKLRVRFVGSHRKEDFEKEIKALL
- the ispE gene encoding 4-(cytidine 5'-diphospho)-2-C-methyl-D-erythritol kinase, which encodes MKIPSFAKLNLGLEAGPRRPDGYHALATLYQTISLHDTLSFSFEGREWQIETRCGRRDKYDDADLPAGTDNLVWQALERLRPHMGRQGVRVRIQKRIPVGAGLGGGSSNAAAVLLAVNRALRLGLSWQALYAAAASLGSDVPFFLHGGTALGVGRGEVVCPLPDVWKRAVFYVLAVPPERLSTEAVYEALDRTCRGLTPKKLSGIILKDTFLVLDRGVPMQLQLKNDLESAACRMETVVRRVRRAFAEAGAVRPALTGSGTGWYALVPGRAAARRMERRLAGYDWFVRTGCFVTRRRFARAFRPPRPC
- a CDS encoding bifunctional precorrin-2 dehydrogenase/sirohydrochlorin ferrochelatase; this translates as MPYYPAFLNLEGRRALVVGGGEVAARKILSLLEAGAHVTVVSPEAHDDIRRLAGEGRIVWHARAFAPSDLEGVFLVAGATDDRALNPELYRLCEEKKILLNAADDPEHCHFVVPSVLRRGELQIAVATGGSAPRLSRRVRLMLEKVFGEEYAKFTALLKKMRTDIQEKIPAERRVAFYDALIESDILEIYRLGNDEAAERLARDILDTHGRA